A stretch of the Acanthochromis polyacanthus isolate Apoly-LR-REF ecotype Palm Island chromosome 22, KAUST_Apoly_ChrSc, whole genome shotgun sequence genome encodes the following:
- the LOC110970397 gene encoding sodium/potassium-transporting ATPase subunit alpha-1 encodes MGRGEGREQYELAATSEQGGKKKGKGKKKEKDMDELKKEVDMDDHKLTLDELNRKYGTDLSNGLTSAKAAENLARDGPNALTPPPTTPEWVKFCKQMFGGFSMLLWTGALLCFLAYGIQAAMEDEPANDNLYLGVVLSAVVIITGCFSYYQEAKSSKIMDSFKNLVPQQALVVRDGEKKNINAEEVVVGDLVEVKGGDRIPADLRIISAHGCKVDNSSLTGESEPQTRTPDFSNENPLETRNIAFFSTNCVEGTARGIVISTGDRTVMGRIATLASGLEVGRTPISIEIEHFIHIITGVAVFLGVSFFVLSLILGYTWLEAVIFLIGIIVANVPEGLLATVTVCLTLTAKRMAKKNCLVKNLEAVETLGSTSTICSDKTGTLTQNRMTVAHMWFDNQIHEADTTENQSGTSFDRSSATWAALARIAGLCNRAVFLAEQSNVPILKRDVAGDASESALLKCIELCCGSVQDMREKHAKVAEIPFNSTNKYQLSIHKNTASEGETKHLLVMKGAPERILDRCSTIMLQGKEQPLDDEMKDAFQNAYLELGGLGERVLGFCHFSLPDDQFPEGFAFDTDEVNFPTENLCFIGLMSMIDPPRAAVPDAVGKCRSAGIKVIMVTGDHPITAKAIAKGVGIISEGNETVEDIAARLNIPINEVNPRDAKACVVHGGDLKDLTSEQLDDILKHHTEIVFARTSPQQKLIIVEGCQRQGAIVAVTGDGVNDSPALKKADIGVAMGIAGSDVSKQAADMILLDDNFASIVTGVEEGRLIFDNLKKSIAYTLTSNIPEITPFLLFIIASIPLPLGTVTILCIDLGTDMVPAISLAYEAAESDIMKRQPRNPKTDKLVNERLISIAYGQIGMIQALAGFFTYFVILAENGFLPSTLVGIRVSWDNKYINDLEDSYGQQWTYEQRKIVEFTCHTAFFASIVIVQWADLIICKTRRNSVFQQGMKNKILIFGLFEETALAAFLSYCPGMDVALRMYPLKPNWWFCAFPYSLLIFIYDEIRKLILRRSPGGWVERETYY; translated from the exons GAAGGACGAGAGCAGTATGAGCTGGCTGCCACCTCGGAGCAGGGCGGCAAGAAGAAGGGGAAggggaagaagaaggagaaggataTGGACGAGCTGAAGAAGGAAGTGGACATG GATGATCACAAGCTGACCCTGGACGAGCTCAACCGCAAATATGGAACCGACCTCAGCAAC GGTCTGACTAGTGCGAAGGCTGCTGAGAATCTGGCCCGTGATGGACCCAACGCCCTCACTCCTCCTCCCACCACCCCAGAGTGGGTCAAGTTTTGCAAACAG atgtttggtggtTTCTCCATGCTCCTGTGGACCGGTGCCCTCCTCTGCTTCCTGGCCTACGGTATCCAGGCTGCTATGGAGGACGAACCCGCCAATGATAAC TTGTACCTGGGTGTTGTGCTCTCTGCTGTCGTCATCATCACTGGTTGCTTCTCCTACTACCAAGAGGCCAAGAGCTCCAAGATCATGGACTCCTTCAAGAACCTGGTCCCACAG CAAGCCCTGGTGGTCCGAGACGGCGAGAAGAAGAACATCAACGCTGAAGAGGTGGTGGTTGGAGATCTAGTGGAGGTGAAAGGAGGCGACCGGATCCCTGCTGATCTGAGAATCATCTCTGCTCACGGCTGCAAG GTGGACAACTCCTCCCTGACTGGAGAATCTGAGCCTCAGACTCGTACGCCAGACTTCTCCAATGAGAACCCTCTGGAGACCAGGAACATTGCTTTCTTCTCCACCAACTGTGTTGAAG GAACCGCCCGCGGTATCGTGATCAGCACCGGAGATCGTACCGTCATGGGTCGCATCGCCACTCTGGCCTCTGGACTTGAGGTCGGACGGACTCCTATCTCCATTGAGATCGAGCATTTCATCCACATCATCACCGGCGTGGCCGTCTTCCTGGGCGTTTCCTTCTTCGTCCTGTCCCTGATCCTCGGATACACCTGGCTGGAGGCCGTCATCTTCCTCATCGGTATCATCGTTGCCAATGTGCCAGAAGGTCTTCTGGCTACTGTCACT GTGTGTCTGACCCTGACTGCTAAGCGTATGGCCAAGAAGAACTGCCTGGTGAAGAACCTGGAAGCTGTGGAGACTCTGGGCTCCACCTCCACCATCTGCTCAGACAAGACCGGCACCCTGACCCAGAACAGGATGACCGTGGCCCACATGTGGTTCGACAACCAGATCCACGAGGCCGACACCACGGAGAACCAGAGCGGTACCTCCTTCGACAGGAGCTCGGCTACCTGGGCTGCCCTGGCCAGAATCGCTGGACTCTGCAACCGAGCCGTCTTCCTGGCTGAGCAGAGCAACGTTCCCATTCTGAAG AGAGATGTGGCCGGTGATGCCTCGGAGTCGGCTCTGCTCAAATGTATTGAACTGTGCTGCGGATCAGTCCAAGACATGAGGGAGAAACATGCTAAAGTCGCTGAGATCCCGTTCAACTCCACCAACAAGTACCAG CTTTCCATTCACAAGAACACAGCGTCCGAAGGCGAAACCAAACACCTGCTGGTGATGAAAGGAGCCCCAGAGAGGATCCTGGACCGATGCTCCACCATCATGCTGCAAGGCAAAGAGCAGCCACTGGATGACGAGATGAAGGATGCTTTCCAGAACGCCTACCTCgaactgggaggactgggagaGAGAGTACTGG GTTTCTGCCACTTCAGCCTGCCTGATGATCAGTTCCCAGAGGGCTTTGCTTTCGACACTGACGAGGTGAACTTCCCCACTGAAAACCTTTGCTTCATTGGCCTCATGTCCATGATTGACCCTCCTCGTGCTGCCGTGCCCGATGCTGTGGGCAAATGCAGGAGCGCTGGAATAAAG GTAATCATGGTAACAGGTGATCATCCAATCACAGCTAAGGCCATCGCTAAGGGTGTGGGTATCATCTCCGAGGGCAACGAGACTGTTGAAGACATCGCTGCACGTTTGAACATTCCAATCAATGAAGTCAACCCAAG AGATGCTAAGGCCTGCGTTGTTCACGGCGGCGACCTGAAGGATCTGACCTCAGAGCAGCTGGACGACATCCTGAAGCACCACACAGAGATAGTTTTTGCCAGAACGTCGCCTCAGCAGAAGCTGATCATAGTGGAGGGCTGCCAGAGACAG GGAGCCATCGTGGCCGTGACTGGTGATGGTGTGAACGACTCTCCTGCTTTAAAGAAGGCCGACATCGGCGTTGCCATGGGGATCGCCGGATCTGACGTGTCCAAACAGGCAGCTGACATGATCCTGCTGGACGACAACTTCGCCTCCATCGTCACCGGGGTGGAAGAAG GTCGTCTGATTTTCGACAACTTGAAGAAGTCCATCGCCTACACTCTGACCAGCAACATCCCTGAGATCACCCCTTTCCTCCTGTTCATCATCGCCAGCATCCCTTTGCCTCTGGGAACCGTCACCATCCTCTGTATCGATCTGGGAACCGACATG GTTCCCGCCATCTCATTGGCTTACGAAGCAGCTGAGAGCGACATCATGAAGAGACAGCCCAGAAACcccaaaacagacaaactggTGAACGAGAGGCTCATCAGTATCGCCTACGGACAAATCG GTATGATCCAGGCCCTGGCAGGTTTCTTCACCTACTTTGTGATCCTGGCGGAGAACGGCTTCCTTCCGTCCACGCTGGTGGGCATCAGAGTGTCCTGGGACAACAAGTACATCAACGACCTGGAGGACAGCTATGGACAGCAGTGG ACCTACGAACAGAGGAAGATCGTGGAGTTCACCTGCCACACGGCCTTCTTCGCCAGCATCGTGATCGTGCAGTGGGCCGATCTGATCATCTGCAAGACCAGGAGGAACTCTGTCTTCCAGCAGGGCATGAA GAACAAAATCCTGATCTTCGGGCTGTTTGAGGAGACGGCCCTGGCTGCCTTCCTGTCCTACTGCCCCGGCATGGACGTGGCCCTCAGAATGTACCCTCTGAA gcccaACTGGTGGTTCTGCGCCTTCCCCTACTCCCTGCTCATCTTTATCTATGATGAAATCCGTAAGCTGATCCTCAGACGCAGCCCAGGAG GCTGGGTGGAGCGGGAGACCTACTATTAA